The proteins below are encoded in one region of Bacillus vallismortis:
- a CDS encoding amino acid permease codes for MSSLFRKKTLETLSAQSKSKSLARTLSAFDLTLLGIGCVIGTGIFVITGTVAATGAGPALIISFILAGLACALAAFCYAEFSSSIPISGSVYSYSYVTLGELLAFLIGWDLMLEYVIALSAVATGWSSYFQSLLAGFNLHIPAALAGAPGSTPGAVFNLPAAVIILIITAIVSRGVKESTRFNNVIVLMKIGIILLFIIVGLGYVKPDNWSPFMPFGMTGVIVSAATVFFAYLGFDAVSNASEEVKNPQKNMPVGIISALAVCTVLYITVSLVLTGMMPYTKLDVGDPVSFALKFVGQDAVAGIISVGAIIGITTVMLALLYAQVRLTFAMSRDGLLPGLFAKVHPSFKTPFRNTWLTGIVAAGIAGFINLGTLAHLVNMGTLAAFTVISIAVIVLRKKHPEIKASFRVPFVPVVPIISAGICLWFMYSLPGVTWLSFAIWIAVGTVVYFLYSRNHSLLNK; via the coding sequence ATGAGTTCATTATTTAGAAAAAAAACGCTTGAAACATTGAGTGCGCAGAGCAAGTCAAAAAGCCTTGCCCGTACGTTAAGCGCATTTGATTTAACCTTGCTCGGCATCGGTTGTGTCATCGGTACAGGGATTTTTGTCATTACAGGAACAGTGGCCGCGACCGGTGCAGGTCCAGCTCTCATCATCTCGTTTATTTTAGCGGGTCTCGCCTGTGCGCTCGCCGCCTTCTGCTATGCTGAGTTTTCGTCTTCGATTCCAATTTCGGGAAGTGTGTACTCATACTCCTATGTGACACTCGGAGAACTGCTCGCCTTTTTGATCGGATGGGATCTCATGCTTGAATACGTCATTGCGCTGTCGGCAGTTGCCACCGGCTGGTCTTCATACTTTCAATCCCTGCTTGCCGGCTTCAACCTTCATATTCCGGCCGCACTGGCAGGAGCGCCGGGGAGCACGCCGGGCGCCGTGTTTAATCTTCCGGCTGCGGTGATCATTCTCATTATCACTGCGATTGTCAGCCGAGGCGTCAAGGAAAGCACACGCTTTAACAACGTCATCGTCCTGATGAAAATCGGGATCATTTTATTGTTCATCATTGTCGGCCTCGGTTATGTCAAGCCGGATAACTGGTCTCCTTTTATGCCGTTCGGGATGACAGGCGTCATTGTCAGCGCGGCAACTGTATTCTTCGCGTATCTCGGGTTCGACGCGGTTTCTAACGCTTCAGAGGAAGTGAAAAATCCACAAAAAAACATGCCCGTCGGCATTATTTCAGCTCTTGCCGTCTGTACGGTTCTGTACATCACGGTATCGCTTGTGCTGACAGGCATGATGCCTTATACGAAATTGGACGTTGGAGATCCGGTCTCATTTGCGCTGAAATTCGTCGGCCAGGATGCTGTTGCCGGGATTATATCTGTCGGTGCCATTATCGGGATTACGACGGTGATGCTCGCTTTGCTGTACGCTCAGGTCCGTTTGACGTTTGCCATGAGCAGAGACGGCCTTCTGCCTGGATTGTTCGCAAAGGTCCATCCGTCGTTTAAAACGCCTTTCCGCAACACGTGGCTGACAGGTATCGTTGCGGCGGGAATCGCCGGGTTTATCAACCTCGGAACGCTGGCCCATCTCGTGAACATGGGGACGCTGGCCGCGTTTACGGTCATTTCCATTGCGGTCATCGTGTTAAGAAAGAAACATCCGGAAATCAAAGCGTCCTTCAGAGTGCCGTTCGTTCCGGTTGTGCCGATCATCAGCGCAGGCATCTGCCTCTGGTTTATGTACAGCCTTCCCGGCGTCACATGGCTTTCATTTGCCATCTGGATCGCTGTTGGAACAGTGGTTTACTTCCTGTATTCGAGAAATCACAGCTTATTAAACAAATAA
- a CDS encoding ABC-F family ATP-binding cassette domain-containing protein, with protein MSILKAEHLYKTYGDKTLFDHISFHIEENERIGLIGPNGTGKSTLLKVIAGLESIEEGDITTSGSVHVEFLHQDPELPAGQTVLEHIYSGESAVMKTLREYEKALYELGEDPENEQRQKHLLAAQAKMDANHAWDANTLAKTVLSKLGVNDVTKPVNELSGGQKKRVAIAKNLIQPADLLILDEPTNHLDNETIEWLEGYLSQYPGSVILVTHDRYFLNRVTNRIYELERGSLYTYKGNYEVFLEKRAEREAQAEQKETKRQNLLRRELAWLRRGAKARSTKQKARIDRVEALKEQKGPQSSGSLDFAIGSHRLGKQVIEAENVMIAYDCRMLVDSFDELIIPGERIGIIGPNGIGKTTLLNTLAGRHTPDGGHITIGQTVRIGYYTQDHSEMNGELKVIDYIKETAEVVKTAEGDIITAEQMLERFLFPRSMQQTYIRKLSGGEKRRLYLLQVLMQEPNVLFLDEPTNDLDTETLSILEDYIDQFPGVVITVSHDRYFLDRVVDRLIVFEGNGVISRFQGSYSDYMEESKAKKTAEKPAAEAKPAEAEPKKKRKKLSYKDQLEWDGIEDKIAQLEEKHDQLEADIAAAGSDFGKIQELMAEQAKTAEELEAAMDRWTELSLMIEELES; from the coding sequence ATGAGCATATTAAAAGCGGAACATCTGTATAAAACATACGGAGATAAGACATTATTTGACCACATCTCCTTTCATATTGAAGAGAATGAGAGAATCGGATTAATCGGGCCGAATGGAACTGGAAAATCAACGCTGCTGAAGGTGATTGCCGGCTTGGAATCTATTGAAGAGGGAGATATCACGACATCCGGCAGTGTGCACGTCGAATTTCTGCATCAAGACCCGGAGCTGCCTGCGGGGCAAACCGTGCTGGAACATATCTATTCCGGTGAATCGGCTGTGATGAAAACCTTGCGCGAATATGAAAAAGCACTGTATGAACTGGGGGAAGACCCTGAAAATGAACAGCGCCAGAAGCATCTGCTGGCGGCGCAGGCGAAAATGGACGCAAACCACGCGTGGGATGCGAACACCTTGGCGAAAACCGTATTGTCTAAGCTCGGCGTCAACGACGTAACAAAGCCAGTCAACGAGCTATCAGGCGGCCAGAAAAAACGGGTGGCGATTGCCAAAAACTTAATTCAGCCCGCTGATCTGCTCATTTTAGACGAGCCGACGAACCATTTGGATAATGAAACGATTGAGTGGCTTGAAGGATATTTAAGCCAATACCCCGGCTCTGTCATACTGGTGACGCACGACAGGTATTTCTTAAATCGTGTCACGAACCGCATTTATGAGCTTGAACGAGGCAGCCTCTACACGTACAAAGGCAACTATGAAGTGTTTTTAGAAAAACGCGCGGAACGGGAAGCGCAGGCTGAGCAAAAGGAAACGAAGCGCCAAAACCTGCTGCGCCGCGAACTGGCTTGGCTGAGACGGGGAGCGAAAGCCCGTTCCACAAAACAAAAGGCGAGAATTGACCGAGTGGAGGCGCTTAAGGAGCAGAAAGGCCCTCAATCATCGGGTTCACTCGACTTTGCGATTGGCTCTCACCGTCTTGGCAAACAGGTCATTGAAGCGGAGAACGTGATGATCGCTTATGACTGCCGCATGCTTGTCGACAGCTTTGATGAACTGATCATACCGGGTGAACGGATCGGAATCATCGGGCCAAACGGTATCGGAAAAACAACACTGTTAAACACCCTTGCCGGCCGTCATACGCCTGACGGCGGCCATATAACGATCGGGCAGACGGTCAGAATCGGCTATTATACGCAGGATCATAGTGAAATGAATGGCGAGTTAAAGGTCATTGACTATATAAAAGAAACGGCGGAGGTCGTGAAAACAGCGGAGGGCGATATCATTACAGCTGAACAAATGCTGGAGCGTTTCCTCTTCCCGCGTTCGATGCAGCAGACGTATATCCGTAAGCTGTCCGGCGGGGAAAAACGCCGTTTATACTTGCTTCAGGTTCTCATGCAGGAGCCGAATGTCCTGTTTCTCGATGAGCCGACGAACGATTTGGATACTGAAACACTGAGCATCCTGGAAGATTACATCGACCAGTTCCCTGGTGTTGTCATCACCGTATCCCATGACCGCTACTTCCTTGACCGTGTCGTCGACCGTTTGATTGTGTTTGAAGGAAATGGCGTCATTTCCCGCTTCCAAGGCTCCTACAGCGACTATATGGAGGAGTCAAAAGCGAAAAAAACAGCTGAAAAGCCGGCTGCTGAAGCAAAACCGGCCGAAGCTGAGCCAAAGAAAAAACGGAAAAAGCTTTCTTACAAAGATCAGCTTGAATGGGACGGAATCGAGGATAAAATTGCCCAGCTTGAAGAAAAACATGATCAGCTCGAAGCTGACATCGCCGCAGCAGGAAGCGATTTTGGAAAAATCCAAGAGCTGATGGCCGAGCAGGCGAAAACGGCGGAAGAGCTTGAGGCTGCCATGGACCGGTGGACAGAATTGTCCCTCATGATCGAAGAGCTGGAAAGCTGA
- a CDS encoding putative nucleotide-diphospho-sugar transferase, with protein MSTFHFSTIVSRTHIFKLMPMIHSLHEHCNDFHLYVLCVDQKAYELLQHVPWEHVTFVQLHEMEDPELLQAKGNRTFHEYCWTLKPAFLFHVMSKWGDAEYFAHMDTDLFFFSDPARIFAENPAASLYLTDHRNSPRFMSYYERTGRFNTGFVGAGNTKEAYEAVWQWRQDCVAFCTVEMNTERKTYGDQRYVEKWPAHYKDVHVVKSIGANTALWNIENYKVGQKDGRVYIDETPLIFYHFSGFTLVTEKEFNLCWYYRIEDEATIEMIYMPYVLNLKRWIDEIQSAFPDFADGFIPKHAVPDTHFIQLD; from the coding sequence GTGAGTACATTTCATTTTTCAACGATAGTGTCAAGGACGCATATCTTTAAGCTCATGCCCATGATTCATTCTCTCCATGAGCATTGCAATGATTTTCATTTATATGTGCTGTGTGTCGATCAAAAAGCGTATGAATTGCTTCAGCACGTGCCATGGGAGCATGTGACCTTTGTGCAGCTGCATGAAATGGAAGACCCGGAGCTGCTGCAAGCGAAAGGCAATCGAACGTTTCATGAATATTGCTGGACATTAAAACCCGCCTTTTTGTTCCATGTCATGAGCAAATGGGGGGATGCTGAATACTTTGCCCACATGGATACCGATCTATTTTTCTTTTCTGATCCAGCACGTATTTTTGCCGAAAACCCAGCGGCGTCTCTATATTTGACCGATCACCGGAACTCGCCGCGATTCATGTCGTATTATGAGCGGACCGGCCGCTTTAATACAGGTTTTGTCGGTGCCGGAAATACGAAGGAAGCATATGAAGCGGTGTGGCAGTGGAGACAGGACTGCGTTGCATTTTGTACGGTAGAAATGAATACGGAACGAAAGACGTACGGCGACCAAAGGTATGTGGAGAAATGGCCGGCGCATTATAAGGATGTGCATGTGGTCAAATCAATCGGAGCCAATACAGCGCTTTGGAATATTGAAAACTATAAAGTCGGACAAAAGGACGGACGCGTGTATATAGATGAAACACCGCTGATTTTCTATCATTTCTCCGGGTTTACATTGGTGACGGAAAAAGAGTTTAATCTTTGCTGGTATTACCGGATTGAAGACGAAGCGACAATTGAAATGATTTATATGCCGTATGTGTTAAACCTAAAAAGGTGGATTGACGAAATTCAGTCGGCATTCCCCGACTTTGCGGACGGCTTTATCCCGAAACACGCAGTGCCTGACACTCATTTTATACAGCTGGATTAA
- a CDS encoding YfmQ family protein has translation MTWTIVMLILMSLVKIVLTCLPTGVMEWLLSKFAVHAKLSDENAVLSLDGKRLEGEKKQKVIAQFNEAVFLEKYYIYPGDEERYLHPENGGTPLVIDMKKGKKDVKLFVYSYDDHIDVVKQYKKKVIAYQLLSESLQKGSLSVTGSIA, from the coding sequence ATGACATGGACGATCGTGATGTTAATCCTCATGAGCCTGGTGAAAATCGTATTAACCTGTCTTCCAACAGGCGTCATGGAATGGCTGCTCAGCAAATTCGCGGTGCACGCCAAGCTGAGTGACGAAAATGCTGTTCTCTCCCTAGATGGAAAACGTCTTGAGGGTGAAAAGAAACAGAAGGTGATTGCCCAATTTAACGAAGCTGTCTTCCTAGAGAAATATTATATCTACCCAGGTGACGAAGAGCGTTATTTACATCCGGAAAACGGCGGCACGCCGTTGGTAATAGATATGAAAAAAGGCAAAAAAGATGTGAAACTGTTTGTATACAGCTATGACGACCATATCGACGTCGTCAAACAATACAAGAAGAAAGTCATTGCGTATCAATTGCTTTCTGAAAGCCTTCAAAAAGGATCTCTGTCAGTGACAGGAAGTATAGCTTAA
- a CDS encoding MerR family transcriptional regulator yields MEWMKIDQVAKRSGLTKRTIRFYEEIGLIPAPKRTDGGVRLYSEDDMEELEKVISTKEVLGFSLQELQHFMETSRQLELNKEGYLLSLDPKERKEKLEEIQESLNHQLDLIDEKIRTFQSFKERLQGMKNKAERAIQSIE; encoded by the coding sequence TTGGAATGGATGAAGATTGATCAAGTAGCCAAAAGAAGCGGCCTGACGAAGCGTACCATCCGATTTTATGAAGAAATCGGCTTGATTCCGGCGCCGAAACGGACAGACGGCGGCGTAAGGCTTTATTCAGAGGATGATATGGAGGAGCTTGAGAAAGTCATCAGCACAAAAGAGGTGCTCGGGTTCTCCCTTCAGGAGCTTCAGCATTTCATGGAGACAAGCCGCCAGCTAGAGTTAAACAAAGAGGGGTATTTGTTGTCACTGGACCCTAAGGAACGGAAAGAAAAACTGGAGGAAATTCAGGAAAGCCTGAATCACCAGCTGGATTTGATTGATGAGAAAATCCGTACATTCCAAAGCTTTAAAGAACGCCTGCAAGGCATGAAAAACAAAGCGGAACGTGCCATTCAGTCAATCGAATGA
- a CDS encoding YjjG family noncanonical pyrimidine nucleotidase, which translates to MKQYRTLLFDVDDTILDFRAAEALALRLLFEDQNIPLTDEMKTQYRTINQGLWRAFEEEKITRDEVVNTRFSALFKEYGYEADGALLEQKYRSFLEEGHQLIDGAFDLISNLQHRFELYIVTNGVSKTQYKRLHDSGLFPFFKDIFVSEDTGYQKPMKEYFDYVFERIPHFSAEHTLIIGDSLTADIKGGRLAGLDTCWMNPDMKPNESKIMPTYEIRKLEEMYDILNIKKTVSC; encoded by the coding sequence ATGAAACAATACCGCACTTTATTATTTGATGTAGACGATACCATCCTTGATTTTAGAGCGGCAGAAGCATTAGCGCTTCGTTTGCTGTTTGAAGATCAGAACATTCCTTTAACAGATGAAATGAAGACGCAGTATCGAACAATCAATCAAGGCCTGTGGAGAGCCTTTGAAGAAGAAAAGATTACCCGTGATGAAGTCGTGAACACACGTTTTTCCGCTTTGTTCAAGGAATACGGTTATGAGGCGGACGGCGCTTTGCTTGAGCAAAAATACCGCAGCTTTCTCGAAGAAGGGCATCAGCTTATTGATGGCGCCTTTGATCTCATCTCAAATCTGCAGCACCGGTTTGAGTTGTATATCGTGACAAACGGCGTGTCTAAAACACAATACAAGCGTCTTCATGATTCAGGATTATTTCCGTTTTTTAAAGATATTTTCGTATCTGAAGACACAGGCTACCAAAAGCCCATGAAGGAATACTTCGATTACGTGTTTGAACGGATTCCCCACTTTTCAGCAGAGCACACATTAATCATCGGCGATTCGCTGACTGCCGATATCAAAGGCGGACGGCTCGCCGGACTTGATACTTGCTGGATGAATCCTGACATGAAACCAAATGAGTCAAAGATCATGCCAACTTATGAGATTCGCAAGCTTGAAGAGATGTATGACATATTGAATATCAAAAAAACCGTCAGCTGCTAA
- a CDS encoding IS3 family transposase (programmed frameshift), whose protein sequence is MAKFKNEEKINAVLRYINGNESLLVIANHIGVHKRVLQYWVRKYQYHGEKAFLKSYTNYPVQYKLDVLDYMNEHGTSILETAAIFNLPSDSTLWNWQHVVQTQGADALKTKKKGRPSMKKKTRKQAPAIGSIEALQAENERLRMENEYFKKVECLSSKQGTITKQDKAQVVYDLRHKYPVKALLRLAGIPRSTYYYCVKHFDRPDRDADIKKMVQLIFKEHQGRYGYRRIRDELKNRGRKVNHKKVQRIMKALGLKCMIRKKKYRSYKGTIGKVAPNILARNFKAEKPNEKWVTDMTEFKLFGQKLYVSPVLDLFNGEIITYTIGLRPVYSLVSVMLDQAFKHLKDGDKPIMHSDQGWHYQMKHYRQALKERGITQSMSRKGNCYDNAVIENFFGILKSEFLYLKEFESIEHLKQELERYIDYYNQKRIKAKLKGMSPVQYRTHASNTA, encoded by the exons TTGGCTAAATTTAAAAACGAAGAAAAAATCAACGCGGTCTTACGCTATATAAACGGCAACGAGAGTTTGCTTGTGATCGCAAATCATATTGGAGTGCATAAAAGGGTACTCCAATATTGGGTGAGAAAATATCAATATCACGGTGAAAAAGCGTTCTTAAAGTCATATACAAATTATCCAGTCCAATATAAACTAGACGTACTTGACTATATGAATGAACATGGGACGTCTATCTTAGAAACAGCTGCGATATTTAATTTGCCTTCTGACTCAACGCTTTGGAACTGGCAGCACGTAGTACAAACACAAGGAGCAGACGCCCTCAAAACAAAGAAAAAGGGGCGTCCGTCCATGAAAAAGAAAACAAGAAAGCAAGCACCAGCTATAGGCTCAATAGAAGCATTACAGGCGGAAAACGAACGGTTGCGTATGGAGAATGAGTATT TTAAAAAAGTTGAATGCCTTAGTTCAAAACAAGGAACAATCACCAAACAAGACAAAGCGCAAGTAGTCTATGATTTAAGGCATAAGTATCCGGTGAAAGCACTTCTCAGGCTCGCAGGTATCCCACGCAGCACCTACTATTACTGCGTAAAGCATTTTGATCGCCCTGATCGAGATGCCGACATAAAAAAGATGGTTCAACTTATTTTTAAAGAACATCAAGGCCGGTATGGATACCGCCGTATTCGTGATGAACTAAAGAATCGGGGACGAAAGGTCAATCACAAGAAGGTGCAGCGCATCATGAAAGCCCTCGGACTAAAATGTATGATTCGAAAGAAGAAATATCGTTCATATAAAGGAACAATCGGCAAAGTGGCGCCTAACATTCTAGCGCGCAACTTTAAAGCTGAAAAGCCAAATGAAAAATGGGTCACGGACATGACGGAGTTCAAATTATTTGGGCAGAAGCTGTACGTATCGCCCGTATTAGATCTGTTTAATGGTGAGATCATTACCTATACGATTGGTTTAAGGCCTGTTTATTCTCTTGTTTCGGTGATGCTTGATCAGGCATTCAAGCATTTGAAAGATGGGGACAAGCCCATTATGCATTCCGACCAAGGCTGGCATTACCAAATGAAGCATTATAGGCAAGCCTTAAAAGAACGCGGGATTACACAAAGCATGTCCCGAAAAGGCAACTGTTACGATAACGCAGTGATCGAGAATTTCTTCGGCATCCTAAAGTCTGAATTTCTGTACCTAAAAGAATTTGAAAGTATCGAACACTTAAAGCAAGAACTTGAACGATATATTGACTACTACAATCAAAAACGAATAAAGGCAAAACTAAAAGGCATGAGTCCGGTACAATACCGAACTCATGCCTCAAATACTGCCTAA
- a CDS encoding MFS transporter, whose product MAIAAPLKEKTVQKPGTTVYPILMIIGICHMLNDSLQAVIPAMFPILERSMSLTFTQLGIIAFTLNMVSSVMQPVVGWYTDKRPRPYALPIGLTASMLGILGLAFSPSFVSILCCVFFIGLGSAIFHPEGSRVAYMAAGTKRGLAQSIYQVGGNSGQAMAPLITALILVPLGQFGAVWFTLVAALAVMLLLYIAKWYAARLGSLAKKSGSIQKTAENKAISKSVVSALIMIIFLIFARSWYTSAIGNFYTFYAIDTYHVSIQQAQSYIFVFLLFGAVGTFLGGPLADRFGKRFVILCSLLCSAPLAILLPFAGPVLAYGLLALIGLVLMSSFSVTVVYAQELVPGKIGTMSGLTVGLAFGMGAIGAVALGALIDAAGLTPTMIAIAFLPVLGILAFLLPSDQKLRE is encoded by the coding sequence TTGGCTATCGCCGCCCCGCTAAAAGAAAAAACAGTTCAAAAACCCGGCACGACGGTATATCCGATTTTGATGATCATCGGCATCTGCCACATGCTCAATGATTCGCTGCAAGCCGTGATTCCTGCCATGTTTCCTATTTTGGAACGCTCCATGAGCCTGACGTTTACACAGCTCGGCATCATCGCTTTCACATTAAACATGGTGTCATCAGTCATGCAGCCTGTCGTCGGCTGGTATACCGATAAACGGCCGCGGCCGTACGCACTGCCAATCGGCCTGACCGCGAGCATGCTCGGCATTTTGGGCCTTGCATTTTCCCCGTCATTTGTATCGATCTTATGCTGTGTGTTTTTCATTGGATTAGGCTCGGCCATTTTCCATCCGGAAGGCTCCCGTGTGGCGTATATGGCCGCCGGCACCAAACGCGGGCTCGCCCAATCGATCTATCAGGTGGGCGGAAACTCAGGTCAGGCGATGGCGCCCCTGATCACCGCACTGATCCTTGTGCCGCTCGGCCAATTCGGCGCCGTTTGGTTCACGCTTGTCGCAGCGCTCGCTGTTATGTTGCTGCTGTATATTGCGAAATGGTACGCCGCACGCCTCGGAAGCCTTGCCAAGAAGTCCGGCAGCATACAGAAAACGGCTGAAAACAAGGCAATCTCCAAGTCTGTTGTATCTGCTCTTATTATGATTATATTTCTCATTTTTGCGCGTTCTTGGTACACAAGTGCAATCGGCAACTTTTACACGTTTTACGCGATCGATACATACCACGTAAGCATACAGCAGGCACAAAGCTATATTTTTGTCTTTTTGCTGTTCGGCGCTGTCGGCACGTTTCTCGGCGGCCCGCTCGCAGACCGTTTCGGAAAACGCTTTGTGATCCTCTGTTCGCTGCTGTGCTCGGCGCCTCTGGCGATTCTGCTTCCATTCGCAGGCCCTGTGCTCGCCTATGGCTTGCTCGCATTGATCGGCTTGGTGTTGATGTCCAGCTTTTCCGTAACGGTTGTCTACGCACAGGAGCTTGTTCCAGGAAAAATCGGCACAATGTCCGGTTTGACCGTCGGACTCGCCTTCGGGATGGGCGCGATCGGCGCTGTGGCGCTGGGCGCTCTGATTGACGCCGCGGGACTGACCCCGACAATGATTGCCATCGCCTTTCTCCCTGTTCTCGGCATCCTAGCCTTCCTATTGCCGAGCGATCAAAAGCTGAGAGAATAG
- the yfmT gene encoding benzaldehyde dehydrogenase: MFQYEELNKQFIGGKWQEGSSPNVLENKNPYTQKTFTTFQKATADDVDEAYRAAALAKKKWDAVNPFEKRTILEKAVTYIEENEEAIIYLIMEELGGTRLKAAFEIGLVKNIIKEAATFPVRMDGKILPSTIDGKENRLYRVPAGVVGVISPFNFPFFLSMKSVAPALGAGNGVVLKPHEETPICGGTLIARIFENAGIPEGLLNVVVTDIAEIGDSFVEHPVPRIISFTGSTKVGSYIGQLAMKHFKKPLLELGGNSAFIVLEDADIEYAVNAAVFSRFTHQGQICMSANRVLVHSSIYDKFLEMYQAKVESLKVGDPMDPDTIIGPLINSRQTDGLMKSVEKAIEEGAVPVKLGGFNGTIVEPTILKDVKPFMSIAKEELFGPVVSFMKFDSEDEAVDIANETPFGLSGAVHTSNLERGVAFAKRVETGMIHVNDTTINDEPNVAFGGEKQSGLGRLNGEWSLDEFTTLKWISVQHEKRSFPY, from the coding sequence ATGTTTCAATATGAAGAGTTGAATAAACAGTTTATCGGCGGGAAATGGCAGGAGGGCAGCAGCCCAAATGTATTGGAAAACAAAAATCCTTATACTCAAAAAACATTCACAACTTTCCAAAAAGCGACTGCTGACGATGTAGATGAAGCGTACCGCGCAGCGGCGCTGGCAAAGAAAAAATGGGATGCGGTCAATCCGTTTGAGAAAAGAACCATTTTAGAAAAAGCCGTCACGTATATTGAAGAAAACGAAGAAGCCATCATTTATCTGATTATGGAAGAGCTTGGCGGAACAAGGCTTAAAGCGGCCTTTGAAATCGGGCTTGTGAAAAATATCATAAAAGAAGCGGCAACGTTCCCAGTCCGTATGGACGGAAAAATTCTTCCATCAACAATAGACGGCAAGGAAAACAGATTATATCGCGTGCCGGCAGGCGTGGTCGGCGTGATCAGCCCATTTAACTTCCCATTCTTTTTATCGATGAAATCAGTGGCGCCCGCGCTTGGAGCCGGCAATGGCGTCGTGCTCAAACCGCATGAGGAAACGCCGATCTGCGGCGGCACGCTGATTGCGAGAATTTTTGAGAACGCGGGAATTCCAGAGGGGCTGCTGAATGTCGTTGTCACAGACATTGCAGAAATCGGAGACAGCTTTGTCGAACACCCGGTACCGCGGATCATCTCGTTTACAGGTTCAACGAAAGTCGGCAGCTACATCGGCCAGCTTGCGATGAAGCATTTTAAAAAGCCGCTTCTTGAACTCGGCGGCAACAGCGCCTTCATCGTACTTGAGGATGCGGATATCGAATATGCGGTCAATGCGGCGGTGTTCAGCCGATTTACACACCAAGGGCAGATTTGCATGTCGGCCAACCGTGTACTTGTTCACTCATCAATTTATGATAAGTTCCTTGAAATGTATCAGGCAAAAGTGGAATCACTGAAGGTCGGCGATCCAATGGACCCTGATACGATTATTGGGCCATTAATCAACAGCAGACAGACGGACGGGCTGATGAAATCTGTTGAAAAAGCAATTGAAGAAGGCGCTGTTCCAGTGAAGCTTGGCGGATTTAACGGGACGATCGTGGAACCGACGATCTTAAAAGACGTGAAACCGTTCATGAGCATCGCCAAGGAAGAGCTGTTCGGACCTGTCGTTTCCTTCATGAAGTTTGATTCAGAAGACGAAGCGGTGGATATCGCAAACGAAACGCCGTTTGGCTTGAGCGGTGCCGTACATACGTCAAATCTTGAGCGCGGCGTGGCTTTTGCGAAGCGCGTTGAAACAGGCATGATTCATGTCAATGACACGACCATCAATGACGAACCGAATGTGGCCTTCGGCGGTGAAAAGCAATCTGGTCTCGGCCGTTTGAACGGCGAGTGGAGCCTTGATGAATTTACGACGCTGAAATGGATCTCGGTCCAGCACGAAAAACGCAGCTTCCCTTATTAA